In Dyadobacter sp. NIV53, a single window of DNA contains:
- a CDS encoding response regulator produces the protein MYRKDGTERQFMVNMLMFMDDKGKPAEVAVLARDITELKRNELELLKAKEHAERSLKVKEGFLANMSHEIRTPMNGVIGMIDLLGETPLNTEQKDYVLTIKRSSETLLNILNDILDLSKIEAGKMELHEAPIVVEELLLKLVSLFGQTAKSKGNTLTYHIAEDIPKFIIADQTRLLQILSNLTSNALKFTDHGAVKVFLKLVKKDGQFHKIKVEVQDSGIGISAMDKQILFTSFTQLDNSSRKSFGGTGLGLAISKQLGELMHGEIGVDSVPGEGSTFWFTFETQETSIAQMSTTLQIEEVPIENIFSDYHPVILLVDDNAVNRKVANEILKKSGCVVDLAESGFQAIDMVEAKMKSPDVMYDIIFMDIQMPDMDGVETTQELKKRFLNQLPPIVAMTAYSMKEDRDRFMSQGMDDYIAKPIRAQTLIRKVKDLISNIEVHKLEAQQKEVAQTVALPILDKEIIDQLNGIGGADLVLSVFEDFVTESNELVDGAITAYAAGDIATVKSNLHTLKGSAGTVGVSQVAEIARDAEWRLKSDDTSTLSVALPELKRTYERFLENYEGLLKVWLK, from the coding sequence TTGTATAGAAAGGACGGAACGGAGCGCCAGTTCATGGTGAATATGCTCATGTTCATGGATGACAAAGGCAAGCCGGCAGAAGTAGCAGTATTGGCAAGGGACATAACAGAATTGAAACGTAATGAGCTCGAATTGTTGAAAGCTAAGGAACATGCCGAACGTTCGTTGAAAGTGAAAGAGGGATTTCTTGCTAATATGAGCCATGAGATCCGTACACCTATGAATGGTGTGATTGGAATGATTGACTTGCTTGGAGAAACACCACTGAATACTGAACAAAAGGATTATGTACTGACGATCAAAAGATCTTCAGAAACGCTCCTGAACATCCTGAACGATATCCTTGATCTTTCGAAGATTGAAGCAGGCAAAATGGAGCTGCACGAAGCTCCGATTGTAGTAGAAGAACTATTGCTGAAACTGGTTTCATTGTTTGGGCAAACGGCTAAAAGCAAGGGCAATACGCTTACTTACCACATTGCCGAAGATATACCAAAATTTATTATTGCTGACCAAACCAGATTGCTTCAGATACTGTCAAACCTGACATCCAACGCACTTAAATTTACGGATCACGGAGCTGTAAAAGTATTTTTGAAACTGGTAAAAAAAGATGGGCAGTTTCATAAGATAAAAGTGGAAGTGCAGGATTCCGGAATAGGGATCAGTGCAATGGACAAGCAGATTTTGTTTACTTCATTCACTCAGCTGGATAATTCTTCACGTAAATCCTTTGGCGGAACTGGCCTTGGACTGGCTATTTCCAAGCAACTGGGTGAGTTGATGCATGGAGAGATTGGTGTCGATTCTGTTCCGGGTGAGGGAAGTACATTCTGGTTTACTTTTGAAACCCAGGAAACTTCCATTGCACAGATGAGTACTACGCTCCAGATAGAAGAAGTCCCAATTGAAAATATATTTTCTGATTATCATCCTGTCATTTTGTTGGTGGATGACAATGCAGTTAACAGGAAAGTAGCCAATGAAATTCTGAAAAAATCTGGTTGTGTTGTTGACCTGGCGGAGAGCGGTTTTCAGGCAATAGATATGGTGGAAGCCAAAATGAAATCGCCAGATGTGATGTACGATATCATTTTCATGGATATTCAAATGCCTGATATGGACGGTGTTGAAACGACCCAGGAGCTTAAAAAACGCTTCCTGAATCAATTGCCACCAATTGTTGCCATGACGGCCTATTCCATGAAAGAAGATCGTGACCGGTTTATGAGCCAGGGTATGGATGATTACATTGCCAAGCCAATCCGTGCCCAGACTTTGATACGAAAAGTTAAAGACCTCATTAGTAATATAGAAGTCCACAAACTGGAAGCACAGCAAAAAGAAGTAGCTCAAACCGTTGCATTGCCCATTTTAGATAAAGAAATTATAGACCAGTTAAACGGAATAGGAGGGGCGGACCTGGTATTATCTGTCTTTGAAGACTTCGTTACTGAATCGAATGAGCTTGTAGACGGAGCAATTACTGCCTATGCGGCCGGAGATATTGCTACCGTAAAAAGTAATTTACACACTCTCAAAGGAAGTGCCGGCACCGTAGGTGTTTCACAAGTGGCCGAAATAGCCCGGGATGCAGAATGGAGGTTAAAATCGGATGATACAAGTACACTAAGTGTTGCTTTGCCTGAATTAAAGCGGACTTACGAGAGGTTTTTGGAAAATTATGAGGGATTGCTAAAGGTTTGGCTGAAATGA
- a CDS encoding PAS domain S-box protein yields MEMISSPTDWHTIHATLQHLKLIGITFSPDFIIRNVSTHALLKTGWTEEELVGQSIFDKLIPKDEEYEIRDMLEEGIQGKRKLEQREIPFLAKKGTLRTLSINSVLMQNEDDEVTCITVVGDDITRRRRMESSIAKSNSQLQDLVDNTSDLIQLVAIDGKFIFVNKAWREILGYGLDEIASMRMEDILHPQHKEEAQAQLRLIEQGFSNPNFEAVFVSKEGKKVFVSGSVNCRFDNGKPTAFRCILNDFTEKIRAEKAQNLYYSIANWTVNTQNLDDFYHTIHQELGKIIDVENFFIALYDPSKSYLYFPYYVDQYFKGNVRFTRRRLGNGVTEYAIASNKPLFLSGEDIEELAKTNSLHLYGITPKLLLCVPLRIGDRVTGIIGVKSYDDPNMFDARDLELLEFISGQIAIAIARKQSEEELSKYVARLNAIFDSSSHLIWSVNKSLQLTSFNKNYADLIQNQVGVRPTLQVSAEKFGWRMVGNNNRRTLESKYRQALRGEPQYFEFRIERKDGGEMWLEFYLNPIHYADGVIEEVSGIARDITRRKEAELSLRHSEELFRGIFENLQDIYCRINRKGEITMISQSVLKRLGYLPDEVIGHQMFEFFKDRKKYILR; encoded by the coding sequence ATGGAAATGATATCGTCCCCAACTGACTGGCACACAATACACGCTACACTGCAACATCTGAAATTGATTGGAATTACATTTTCGCCGGACTTTATAATCCGGAACGTGAGTACGCATGCACTTTTAAAAACCGGCTGGACGGAAGAAGAGCTGGTCGGACAAAGTATTTTTGATAAACTGATCCCAAAAGATGAGGAATATGAGATCAGGGATATGCTTGAAGAAGGAATTCAGGGCAAAAGAAAACTGGAACAACGGGAAATTCCATTTTTAGCCAAAAAAGGAACCCTGCGTACGCTGTCTATTAATTCTGTTCTGATGCAGAATGAAGACGACGAAGTTACCTGCATTACAGTTGTAGGGGACGATATTACCCGTCGCCGCAGAATGGAATCTTCAATTGCCAAGTCTAATTCCCAGTTGCAGGATCTGGTCGACAATACGAGTGACCTGATTCAGCTGGTTGCTATTGATGGCAAATTTATATTTGTAAATAAAGCCTGGCGTGAAATCCTGGGTTACGGACTGGATGAAATCGCTTCAATGAGGATGGAAGATATTCTACATCCACAACATAAGGAAGAAGCTCAGGCACAGCTACGGCTTATCGAACAAGGATTTTCTAACCCTAATTTTGAAGCCGTGTTTGTGAGTAAGGAGGGGAAAAAAGTTTTTGTCTCCGGAAGCGTGAACTGCCGCTTCGACAATGGCAAACCAACTGCTTTTCGCTGTATCCTGAATGATTTTACAGAAAAAATAAGGGCTGAGAAAGCACAGAATCTTTATTACAGTATAGCCAACTGGACAGTTAATACCCAGAACCTGGATGATTTTTACCATACTATTCACCAGGAATTAGGCAAAATAATTGATGTTGAGAATTTTTTTATTGCTTTATATGACCCGAGCAAAAGTTACCTGTATTTTCCTTATTATGTTGATCAGTATTTCAAAGGGAATGTAAGATTTACGAGAAGAAGGTTAGGAAATGGTGTGACAGAATATGCAATTGCATCAAACAAACCCTTGTTTTTATCTGGAGAGGATATTGAAGAACTGGCCAAAACCAATAGTTTGCATTTGTATGGAATAACTCCGAAACTGTTACTTTGCGTACCCTTACGTATTGGCGATCGCGTTACAGGAATAATCGGGGTTAAATCCTATGATGATCCGAATATGTTCGATGCCAGGGATCTGGAATTGCTGGAATTTATATCCGGACAGATTGCCATTGCTATTGCAAGAAAACAAAGTGAGGAGGAACTGAGTAAATATGTTGCCCGCCTAAATGCAATTTTCGACAGCAGCTCACATTTGATATGGTCTGTTAATAAATCACTTCAGCTGACTTCATTCAATAAAAATTATGCAGATCTGATTCAGAATCAGGTGGGAGTGAGGCCGACTTTGCAGGTGAGTGCCGAAAAATTTGGCTGGCGCATGGTTGGGAATAATAACCGCCGGACGCTGGAAAGTAAATACAGGCAAGCTTTAAGGGGAGAACCACAGTATTTTGAATTCAGGATTGAAAGAAAAGACGGCGGAGAAATGTGGCTTGAATTTTATCTTAACCCGATTCATTATGCAGACGGGGTAATCGAGGAGGTTTCAGGCATTGCACGGGATATCACCAGGAGAAAAGAAGCAGAATTGTCACTTCGGCATAGTGAGGAGCTTTTTCGTGGAATTTTTGAGAATTTACAGGATATTTATTGCCGTATCAATCGCAAGGGAGAAATTACAATGATCAGCCAGTCTGTTTTAAAACGACTTGGATACCTTCCGGATGAAGTAATCGGACATCAGATGTTTGAGTTTTTCAAAGACAGAAAAAAATACATTCTGCGCTAA
- the rsmA gene encoding 16S rRNA (adenine(1518)-N(6)/adenine(1519)-N(6))-dimethyltransferase RsmA, which translates to MNYKNRSDSKVRAKKHLGQHFLKDMNIAQQIVDGLTGHTGYSKVLEIGPGMGVLTQYLLKKTTFSTYVIEIDTESVTYLKKHFEELTPRIIEGDFLKYNTGEIFSEPFAIIGNFPYNISSQIFFRALQIRDEIPEIVCMLQKEVAQRIASPPGNKDYGILSVLLQAFYDIDYLVSVPPGAFDPPPKVQSGVIRLRRNATANLDCNEKLFFRVVKTAFNQRRKTLRNALKPIGDFTDHPLLTKRAEQLSVSDFVILTQLAEKLINPAEINIIDGLELADDETSIS; encoded by the coding sequence ATAAATTATAAAAATCGGAGTGATTCGAAAGTCCGTGCCAAAAAGCATTTAGGCCAGCACTTTCTGAAAGACATGAACATTGCACAACAGATCGTGGACGGTCTGACAGGGCATACAGGTTACAGTAAGGTTCTGGAAATAGGGCCTGGAATGGGAGTATTGACCCAATATCTGTTAAAAAAAACTACATTTAGCACTTATGTAATTGAAATTGATACTGAGTCAGTTACATATCTAAAAAAGCATTTTGAAGAGCTTACGCCACGTATTATTGAGGGAGATTTCCTGAAATATAATACGGGTGAAATTTTTTCTGAACCCTTTGCTATCATTGGTAATTTCCCCTACAATATCTCATCACAGATCTTCTTCAGGGCATTACAAATCAGGGATGAAATACCTGAAATTGTATGTATGTTACAAAAAGAAGTGGCACAGCGCATTGCATCTCCTCCGGGAAATAAGGATTATGGGATTTTGAGCGTTTTGTTACAGGCATTTTATGACATTGATTATCTGGTTTCCGTACCTCCGGGTGCATTTGATCCACCTCCCAAAGTGCAATCTGGTGTGATCAGGTTGCGCCGGAATGCAACAGCTAATCTGGATTGTAATGAAAAATTGTTTTTCAGGGTTGTAAAAACCGCTTTTAATCAAAGAAGAAAAACGTTAAGAAATGCATTGAAGCCCATTGGCGACTTTACTGATCATCCGTTGTTGACTAAACGTGCGGAACAGCTAAGTGTGAGCGATTTTGTAATACTTACACAATTGGCGGAAAAATTAATTAATCCGGCTGAAATCAATATAATAGATGGATTGGAATTAGCAGATGATGAAACATCAATAAGCTGA
- the mgtE gene encoding magnesium transporter, which yields MTFELTKEYVENIQELIANEDSAAIQAQMEGLFAADITGLISELGTDNAKFLINQLETETGAEILADMDPNERREFLKAFTSEEISKFVNLFDSDDAVDLLNEQPIRVREEVIAWLEDREQARFILDLLHYDEDVAGGLMQKELVKANVNWTVNECIEELRKQAEDVGKVYAVYVIEDNGKLLGILSLKKIVLAHKDTKIESLYDKDVIFVETYRPAEEVAELMQRYDLDALPVVNVQGKLLGRITIDDVIDVITEQASSDTLAMAGITGDVEEDDTIWQQTKARLPWLLVGMMGGILAAKFISFFEGDLKIIPAMAAFIPIIGSTGGNVGIQTSSIILQSLADKTGLDTIVGQRLVRMFAVAFINGLIISCIVFGFNLLIGNHLQLALVVSTALMSVVFLASFMGTVTPIILDKIGINPAVASGPFITTANDLIGYGVYFGLAHLLLDL from the coding sequence ATGACTTTTGAATTAACCAAAGAATATGTAGAGAACATTCAGGAATTAATTGCAAATGAGGATTCTGCGGCTATTCAGGCCCAAATGGAAGGACTTTTTGCAGCAGATATTACTGGATTAATTTCAGAACTGGGAACTGATAATGCCAAATTTCTGATCAATCAGCTTGAAACTGAAACGGGTGCAGAAATTCTGGCAGATATGGATCCAAATGAAAGGCGTGAATTCTTAAAAGCGTTTACATCGGAGGAAATTTCAAAGTTTGTCAATCTATTTGATTCAGATGACGCAGTGGATTTGCTGAACGAGCAACCCATCCGGGTTCGTGAAGAAGTAATTGCATGGCTGGAAGACAGGGAACAGGCGCGCTTTATTCTTGATCTGTTACATTATGATGAAGATGTAGCCGGTGGTTTGATGCAGAAAGAACTTGTAAAAGCGAATGTTAACTGGACTGTTAATGAGTGTATTGAAGAGCTGCGCAAACAGGCGGAAGATGTTGGAAAAGTTTATGCTGTGTATGTGATCGAAGATAATGGAAAACTTCTGGGTATATTGTCTTTGAAAAAAATCGTTCTGGCACACAAGGATACCAAGATCGAAAGTTTGTATGATAAGGATGTCATTTTTGTAGAAACCTACCGCCCTGCCGAAGAAGTTGCTGAACTTATGCAACGTTACGATTTGGATGCATTACCGGTTGTGAACGTTCAGGGCAAGCTTTTGGGACGTATAACGATTGATGATGTCATTGACGTAATTACTGAACAGGCTAGTTCTGATACACTGGCAATGGCGGGTATTACCGGTGATGTTGAAGAAGACGATACGATCTGGCAGCAAACAAAAGCAAGGCTTCCCTGGCTTTTAGTAGGAATGATGGGTGGAATTCTGGCCGCAAAATTCATTAGTTTCTTTGAGGGAGATTTGAAAATCATTCCGGCAATGGCCGCTTTTATTCCAATTATCGGTTCAACCGGAGGAAATGTGGGTATCCAGACTTCCTCAATCATATTGCAAAGCCTGGCGGATAAAACAGGGCTGGACACTATAGTTGGTCAGAGACTTGTACGTATGTTTGCTGTTGCTTTCATCAACGGATTAATAATCAGCTGCATTGTTTTTGGTTTTAACCTATTGATAGGCAACCATCTGCAACTGGCATTAGTTGTTTCAACTGCCTTGATGTCAGTTGTATTTCTTGCATCTTTTATGGGGACAGTAACGCCAATAATTCTGGACAAAATTGGGATAAACCCAGCCGTTGCATCCGGTCCTTTCATCACCACGGCCAATGATTTAATTGGTTATGGGGTGTATTTTGGACTGGCGCATTTACTTCTGGATTTGTAA
- a CDS encoding thioredoxin family protein, producing MKNLLLLFIFFVSFRATAQKATIYHPEADAKADIAKAVQQAKKDGKHVLLQLGGNWCSWCILFDKLVNSNDTLKSFRDQNYVMLHVNYSPENKNEAVFASLGYPQRFGFPVFVVLDGDGKRLHTQSSAYLEKGKGHDPEKVLEFFKTGLRKLSIPKAMRGNNISG from the coding sequence ATGAAAAACCTTTTATTGCTCTTTATATTTTTTGTTTCGTTCAGGGCTACTGCGCAAAAAGCAACTATTTATCATCCGGAAGCAGATGCAAAAGCAGATATAGCTAAGGCAGTGCAACAGGCAAAAAAAGATGGTAAACATGTTTTGCTGCAACTAGGAGGTAATTGGTGCAGCTGGTGTATTTTGTTTGATAAACTGGTAAACAGTAATGATACGCTTAAATCTTTCAGAGATCAGAATTATGTGATGCTGCATGTAAATTATAGTCCGGAAAACAAAAATGAAGCAGTTTTTGCATCTTTGGGTTATCCGCAGCGTTTCGGTTTTCCTGTATTTGTTGTTCTGGATGGTGATGGGAAACGGTTACATACTCAAAGTTCGGCATATCTGGAAAAAGGAAAAGGCCACGATCCGGAGAAAGTGCTGGAATTTTTCAAAACTGGGCTCCGGAAGCTATCGATCCCAAAAGCTATGAGGGGAAATAATATTTCTGGATAA
- a CDS encoding L-serine ammonia-lyase yields MKEERISVFDIFKIGIGPSSSHTLGPWRAAQLFLKTLENTIGLENVQLVKVLLYGSLAKTGKGHGTDIAVILGLSGYDPVTIDTTDIDRILAEIAINETIFLQGDMKIAFTLKEDVIFKIKESLPFHPNGITFIADCGNLGEKRETYYSIGGGFVIQENSTDEDNTKEISVLPYPIDHASDLLNWHQISGKPIWEIVLDNEKVWRNETVIRKDLMNIWHVMRESIFHGSQTEGILPGGLNVKRRAAGLNQKLLNEKQCADYAQWLRAICSGGTGFNYTLDWVSCFALAVNEENASYSRVVTAPTNGAAGVIPAVIQYHIAFCNGTEEDIFRFLLTAGEIGSIFKKGATISAAMGGCQAEIGVSSAMAAAGLTEVSGGSVEQCLMAAEIAMEHHLGMTCDPVGGLVQIPCIERNTMGAIKAITASQLAMQSNPENAKVSLDNVVKTMWQTALDMNHRYKETSEAGLAVNIPISLSEC; encoded by the coding sequence ATGAAAGAAGAGCGTATTTCGGTTTTTGATATTTTTAAAATTGGTATCGGTCCTTCCAGTTCACATACCCTGGGTCCCTGGCGTGCGGCGCAATTATTTTTGAAAACGCTTGAAAATACTATTGGCTTAGAAAATGTTCAGTTAGTAAAAGTTTTATTATATGGTTCATTAGCCAAAACTGGTAAAGGACATGGAACTGATATTGCGGTCATTCTGGGGTTAAGCGGATATGATCCTGTAACTATTGATACCACTGACATTGACCGTATTCTGGCTGAGATTGCAATCAATGAAACTATTTTTTTGCAAGGGGACATGAAAATTGCTTTTACCCTAAAAGAAGATGTCATTTTTAAGATAAAAGAGTCATTGCCGTTTCATCCCAACGGAATTACATTCATTGCAGATTGCGGAAATCTTGGAGAAAAACGGGAAACGTATTATTCAATTGGAGGAGGTTTTGTGATTCAGGAAAATAGTACAGACGAGGACAATACAAAAGAAATCTCTGTGTTGCCTTATCCCATTGACCACGCTTCGGATCTGTTAAATTGGCATCAGATTTCTGGTAAACCAATATGGGAAATTGTACTGGATAACGAGAAAGTCTGGCGTAATGAAACAGTGATCAGGAAAGATTTGATGAATATATGGCATGTGATGAGAGAAAGTATCTTCCACGGAAGCCAGACTGAAGGAATTTTACCAGGTGGCCTAAATGTAAAAAGACGCGCAGCCGGATTAAATCAAAAGCTTTTAAACGAAAAGCAATGCGCAGATTATGCGCAATGGCTAAGGGCGATTTGTTCTGGTGGAACCGGTTTCAATTATACACTCGATTGGGTTAGTTGCTTTGCATTGGCAGTAAATGAAGAAAATGCCTCATACAGCCGGGTTGTGACCGCACCAACAAATGGGGCTGCAGGTGTTATTCCAGCTGTTATCCAATATCATATCGCATTTTGTAACGGCACAGAGGAAGACATTTTCAGGTTTTTGTTAACAGCTGGTGAGATAGGAAGTATCTTTAAAAAGGGCGCTACCATTTCCGCAGCAATGGGTGGATGTCAGGCAGAAATTGGTGTCTCTTCCGCTATGGCTGCCGCAGGATTAACAGAGGTTTCCGGCGGATCTGTAGAACAATGTCTCATGGCAGCTGAAATTGCTATGGAGCATCATCTTGGTATGACATGTGATCCGGTAGGAGGTCTGGTGCAAATACCTTGTATCGAACGCAATACAATGGGAGCCATTAAAGCCATAACAGCTTCCCAGCTTGCCATGCAAAGTAATCCTGAAAATGCCAAGGTGTCATTGGACAATGTGGTAAAAACTATGTGGCAAACTGCACTGGATATGAATCACAGGTACAAGGAAACATCCGAGGCAGGTTTGGCGGTTAACATTCCGATCAGTTTAAGTGAGTGTTAA
- the dtd gene encoding D-aminoacyl-tRNA deacylase, translated as MIAVIQRVSEASVTIENIIHGKIEKGFLVLLGVTHGDTKEDVEWLGRKIIGMRIFSDEEGKMNLDLAAINGDVLLISQFTLHASTKKGNRPSFIEAAKPEIAIPLYELMITFLEKELGKSIQCGKFGADMKVALINEGPVTIVIDSKNRI; from the coding sequence ATGATAGCAGTTATCCAAAGAGTAAGTGAAGCTTCTGTAACTATTGAAAATATAATTCATGGTAAGATTGAAAAAGGATTTTTAGTTTTACTTGGTGTAACACACGGAGATACAAAAGAAGATGTGGAATGGCTTGGACGCAAGATTATTGGAATGCGTATTTTTAGCGATGAAGAAGGAAAAATGAATCTGGATTTAGCTGCGATCAATGGTGATGTTTTGTTAATAAGCCAGTTTACATTGCATGCCAGTACAAAAAAGGGAAATCGTCCGTCGTTTATAGAAGCTGCAAAACCAGAAATTGCGATTCCGCTTTACGAATTGATGATTACATTTTTGGAAAAAGAACTGGGAAAGTCAATTCAATGCGGGAAGTTTGGCGCTGATATGAAAGTGGCGCTGATTAACGAGGGCCCAGTTACTATAGTTATTGATTCCAAAAACCGGATTTGA
- a CDS encoding nucleotide pyrophosphohydrolase: protein MTIEEAQQQVDRWIKTYGVRYFSELTNMTILTEEVGELARIMARTYGDQSFKKSDLGKDLGDEMGDVLWVLICLANQTGINLTEAFEKNMAKKTDRDKDRHKENEKLL, encoded by the coding sequence ATGACTATCGAAGAAGCTCAGCAACAGGTTGATCGCTGGATCAAAACATACGGAGTACGTTATTTTTCTGAATTGACAAATATGACTATTCTCACGGAAGAAGTAGGAGAATTGGCTCGAATTATGGCAAGGACTTATGGAGATCAGTCTTTTAAAAAATCAGATTTAGGAAAAGATTTGGGTGATGAAATGGGCGATGTACTGTGGGTATTAATATGCCTGGCTAACCAAACCGGGATTAATCTGACCGAAGCATTTGAAAAAAATATGGCCAAAAAGACTGACAGAGACAAAGACAGGCACAAAGAAAATGAAAAATTACTTTAA
- the odhB gene encoding 2-oxoglutarate dehydrogenase complex dihydrolipoyllysine-residue succinyltransferase, with protein sequence MAEIEIKVPPVGESITEVTIGNWFKNDGDFVKMDEVICGLDSDKATFELTAEAEGVLHIKAQEGDTLNIGDMIATIDSAANGAAPKAEPAPAAKESAPVETAPAKAEEPEAAPAAVAPSAPATGKAYEMKVPAVGESITEVTIASWSKNDGDHVEVDEILCELESDKATFELPAEAAGTLRIVGKEGDTLAIGALICTIEAGAGNGTSAPMASTPAPATSDASEKGSIDKHASPVAAKILAEKGIDVKDVNGSGSGGRVMKDDALKAGSKPAEVAQPAKAAAPAAPAKPASAPVIPGSRGQRREKMSSLRKTIARRLVAVKNETAMLTTFNEVDMKPVMDVRSKFKDKFKEKHEVGLGFMSFFVKAVTVALKDFPGVNASIDGEEIVYNDFADVSVAVSTPRGLVVPVIRNAETLSFAAVEKEIVRLAIRARDGKLGLDEMSGGTFTITNGGTFGSMLSTPIINAPQSAILGMHNIVERAVVVDGQIVIRPIMYVALSYDHRIIDGKDSVSFLVRVKQLLEDPMRLLLDM encoded by the coding sequence ATGGCTGAAATTGAAATAAAAGTACCGCCCGTTGGCGAGTCGATTACCGAAGTTACAATAGGAAACTGGTTCAAAAATGATGGGGATTTTGTGAAAATGGATGAAGTCATTTGCGGACTTGATTCGGACAAAGCAACATTCGAATTAACTGCGGAAGCAGAAGGTGTCTTGCATATTAAAGCGCAGGAAGGCGATACGCTGAATATTGGTGATATGATCGCAACAATAGATTCAGCTGCAAACGGAGCCGCCCCAAAAGCGGAGCCCGCTCCAGCTGCAAAAGAAAGTGCTCCAGTGGAAACAGCACCTGCAAAAGCTGAAGAGCCGGAAGCAGCTCCTGCCGCAGTTGCCCCGTCAGCACCTGCAACGGGCAAAGCATATGAAATGAAAGTTCCAGCTGTAGGAGAATCTATTACAGAAGTTACTATCGCTTCATGGAGCAAAAATGATGGTGATCATGTAGAAGTGGATGAAATCCTTTGTGAACTTGAATCCGATAAAGCAACTTTTGAACTTCCTGCTGAAGCAGCCGGAACTTTGAGGATTGTGGGGAAAGAAGGAGATACACTTGCAATTGGTGCGTTAATCTGTACTATTGAAGCAGGTGCTGGGAATGGTACATCTGCTCCTATGGCTTCTACACCGGCTCCTGCAACTTCCGATGCATCAGAAAAGGGATCAATAGATAAACATGCATCCCCTGTTGCAGCAAAAATTCTGGCTGAAAAAGGCATAGATGTTAAAGATGTAAACGGTTCAGGATCAGGTGGCCGTGTTATGAAGGATGACGCACTGAAAGCCGGAAGCAAACCAGCCGAAGTTGCCCAGCCTGCAAAAGCAGCAGCTCCTGCGGCACCTGCCAAACCAGCATCCGCTCCTGTAATACCGGGATCACGCGGACAACGTCGTGAAAAAATGTCTTCTTTGCGTAAGACAATTGCACGCCGTTTGGTTGCAGTTAAGAACGAAACGGCCATGTTAACTACCTTCAATGAAGTTGATATGAAGCCAGTTATGGATGTTCGCTCTAAATTCAAAGATAAGTTTAAGGAAAAACATGAGGTTGGTTTAGGCTTTATGTCATTCTTTGTAAAAGCGGTAACTGTTGCTTTAAAAGATTTCCCGGGAGTAAATGCTTCTATTGACGGAGAAGAAATCGTTTACAATGATTTCGCTGACGTTTCTGTTGCAGTTTCAACACCGAGAGGATTAGTTGTACCGGTAATCAGAAATGCTGAAACCCTTTCTTTTGCAGCAGTTGAAAAGGAAATCGTTCGTTTGGCGATTCGTGCCCGTGATGGTAAACTTGGCCTGGATGAAATGTCCGGTGGTACTTTCACCATTACAAATGGTGGTACTTTCGGGTCCATGTTGTCAACACCGATCATCAATGCACCACAATCTGCGATTTTGGGTATGCACAATATCGTTGAAAGAGCAGTCGTAGTAGACGGGCAAATTGTAATCCGTCCTATTATGTATGTGGCCCTATCGTATGATCACCGTATAATTGATGGAAAAGATTCAGTAAGTTTCCTTGTTCGGGTAAAGCAATTGCTCGAAGATCCAATGAGGTTGTTACTTGATATGTAA